In Triticum aestivum cultivar Chinese Spring chromosome 5B, IWGSC CS RefSeq v2.1, whole genome shotgun sequence, the following proteins share a genomic window:
- the LOC123117891 gene encoding 1-aminocyclopropane-1-carboxylate oxidase homolog 1-like produces the protein MAFDFDHERLCALKAFDETKAGVKGLVDAGITAIPSIFHHPPESFAPLAPFSTDVAIPVIDLSGRRSEVVSTVKAAIEKLGFFLVVNHGVPEVAMSNMLSVVRGFHEEPAEAKEIYYTRDEERQVKYSGNADLFRSPAAKWRDTMYINDADRLAEEILPPVCRGVVPEYTRLMRQLGRFLFGIVSEALGLQRGYMEDETGCLDALLLGCHYYPACPEPHLTLGAVRHSDASFLTVVLQDGVYGGLQLLVDDNKQQKVWVKVPAVAGALAVNVGDFLQLVSNDKFKSVVHRVVSNSVGPRLSVVCFFRANMATLCEPVVVDGSGPPRYRTIKAEELFGSSRTTLKSASSSQTALDYLRL, from the coding sequence ATGGCCTTCGACTTCGACCATGAGCGCCTCTGTGCCCTCAAGGCATTCGATGAAACAAAGGCGGGCGTCAAAGGCCTCGTTGATGCTGGCATCACCGCCATCCCGTCCATCTTCCACCATCCTCCCGAGTCCTTTGCCCCATTGGCGCCTTTCTCCACCGACGTTGCCATCCCGGTAATCGACCTCTCGGGCCGACGATCGGAGGTGGTCAGCACGGTGAAGGCGGCTATAGAGAAATTGGGCTTCTTCTTGGTGGTGAACCATGGTGTGCCGGAGGTAGCCATGTCGAACATGCTATCTGTGGTGCGGGGCTTTCACGAGGAGCCTGCGGAGGCCAAGGAGATCTACTACACGCGGGACGAGGAGAGACAAGTCAAGTACAGTGGCAATGCGGACCTGTTTCGGTCACCGGCAGCCAAGTGGCGTGACACCATGTACATCAATGACGCGGACCGGCTAGCAGAAGAGATCCTGCCACCGGTGTGCAGGGGCGTCGTGCCGGAGTACACAAGGCTCATGCGGCAGCTGGGGCGCTTCCTGTTCGGGATAGTGTCTGAGGCTCTGGGGTTGCAGCGTGGATACATGGAGGACGAGACGGGTTGCCTAGATGCATTGCTCCTCGGCTGCCACTACTACCCGGCGTGTCCGGAGCCGCACCTCACACTGGGCGCCGTCAGGCACTCCGACGCCAGTTTCCTCACCGTGGTGCTCCAGGATGGCGTTTATGGCGGCCTGCAATTGCTCGTTGATGATAACAAGcaacagaaggtgtgggtgaaggtgccggcggtggcgggaGCGTTGGCTGTGAACGTGGGCGACTTCCTGCAGCTGGTGTCCAATGACAAGTTCAAGAGCGTTGTGCATCGTGTGGTGTCCAACAGTGTGGGACCCAGATTGTCGGTGGTGTGCTTCTTCAGGGCGAATATGGCAACGTTGTGTGAGCCGGTGGTCGTCGACGGGAGCGGTCCACCACGGTACCGGACTATCAAGGCGGAGGAGCTGTTCGGCTCGTCCAGGACAACGCTCAAGTCGGCCTCATCATCCCAAACTGCTCTCGATTACTTGAGGCTCTAA